A window of Fragaria vesca subsp. vesca linkage group LG7, FraVesHawaii_1.0, whole genome shotgun sequence contains these coding sequences:
- the LOC101308610 gene encoding uncharacterized protein LOC101308610: protein MATEPETSSPENPIFSPTDSSPEKPIFSPTDSFSHSTETLDQPPTPWIDYAIAQARVYQKNIEETLNSALEASRSRLSQFRATGSAHLSQTIDLVEDVKTNYADYENTFLAKIREGASVAASHPLITGGVATALGLVVLKGPRRFLYYKSLRLLMSEESLLNRAHIEVKELRHAIDVLKAESQKLEIRAANAENEFIQGRKKLRYAGQQIQSAIGTGYKIERQARGLKDIIRELPRREASLFRDRVTNLVDEAKQERKALSKEVRKISNYGISV, encoded by the exons ATGGCGACGGAACCAGAAACTTCCTCACCGGAAAATCCAATCTTCTCGCCGACCGATTCCTCACCGGAAAAGCCAATCTTCTCGCCCACCGACTCCTTCAGCCACAGCACCGAAACCCTAGATCAACCTCCGACGCCGTGGATCGACTACGCGATTGCGCAGGCTCGGGTTTACCAGAAGAACATCGAAGAGACCCTAAACTCCGCCCTCGAAGCTTCTCGATCACGCCTCTCGCAGTTTCGCGCCACCGGCTCTGCTCATTTGAGCCAAACCATT GACTTAGTGGAAGATGTCAAGACTAACTATGCTGATTATGAGAATACTTTTCTTGCGAAGATTAGAG AGGGTGCTTCTGTTGCGGCTTCACATCCATTGATTACTGGTGGAGTTGCTACTGCTTTGGGGCTTGTGGTTCTAAAAG GACCACGACGCTTCTTGTACTACAAAAGCTTGCGACTTTTAATGAGTGAGGAG TCCTTACTTAACAGAGCTCATATTGAAGTGAAGGAGTTGCGACATGCAATTGACGTTCTAAAGGCTGAAAGTCAAAAATTAGAG ATCAGAGCAGCAAATGCCGAAAATGAATTCATACAGGGGAGGAAAAAACTCAG ATACGCCGGGCAACAAATCCAAAGTGCGATTGGAACCGGATATAAGATCGAAAGACAAGCAAGGG GTTTAAAAGATATTATAAGAGAACTTCCTAGAAGAGAAGCATCTCTGTTCCGTGATCGA GTTACAAATTTGGTTGATGAGGCGAAGCAAGAAAGGAAAGCCTTGTCAAAGGAGGTCAGAAAAATTAGCAATTATGGGATCTCAGTCTGA